The Synechococcus sp. CC9605 sequence AATTTGTTTGGGGGGAGTTATTTGAGCCAATGCCGAGCCAGTCTCAGAGAACTGGCTCGGCGGTTTTGAGCATCAGCCCAGGTATTCCTTGCGGAGGGTTTGAACACGCTGCACCAGGGCATTGCGCTTGTCGCTGGTGGTGAGGTTCTTCCAGCTCCACTGACCCACCACAACCACGCCGAGCAGTTCAAGCAGCCCCGGAACGATCGGCAGCAGATTGATCGTGTCGAGGATTCCCTTGATCAGGATCTGAGCAATGATCACTGCCGCAAAGATGCCGACGATCTTGCCGATCCGTCCCATCTGACTCCAATCGACCTGGTCGAGGGTGTCGTTCACCTTGCCGAGAACGTCGCTGTAGCGCTCAGCAAAGGAGGTGGTGTCCTCCTGAGAGGGAGCGTCGACGGGTGTCGTCACGGTTGTGGCGGCATCCTTTACTTCAGTGGTGGCGTCACTCATGAGAACGACTAAGTCCTTCACAATTTCAGCTGAGCGTATCGGTGCGACGCGGTCTACGCCATCCGTGCTGCAAATTGATCACCGATGCCACACGGATCTGCGCCGCATTTTGTTGGCGCCCCATCCCGAAGAAGGCTGTGCCTTGCTGCTGGGACAGCGGACGAATTCAGGGTGTTTGAGGGTGACCACGACCTGGCCGTGTTGCAACGTCTGGGGACGGGGGGCGTCAGGCCAGCGGCCCGTTCACGACCGTTGCAGACGGTTTCTGGTGGATCCGAGGGAGCAGTTGGCCGCCCAGCGATGGGCCCGGAATCGCCATCAATATTGTTTAGGCGTGGCTCACTCCCATCCAGCATCCGAGCCCGTGCCCTCGCCCCATGATCGGCAGTGGGGGGAGGCGGAGAGTGTGATGCTGATTCTGTCTGCCTCGCTTGGCCTGCGGGCCTGGTGGCTGCATGGTGACCGCAGCGTGGATGAAATCCCGATTCAGCTCTGGGACACTCACAAAAATGCATGACCAACCGATGCTGAGTGCTGATGAGCGGGGGCGTTACGCCCGCCATCTGATTCTTCCTGAGGTTGGTCCGGCCGGTCAGCTCCGGTTGAAGGAGGCTTCTGTGCTGTGTGTTGGCAGTGGAGGGCTGGGATCTCCCCTGCTGCTGTACCTGGCCGCGGCAGGCGTGGGCCGTATTGGAATCGTGGATGGAGATGTGGTGGAGCTCTCCAATCTCCAGCGCCAGGTGATCTACAGCTCCAGCGGGGTTGGCGGCTCCAAGGCCCGCTCAGCCGCAGCACGGATCCACGACCTCAACCCCCACTGCCAGGTGGAGGTGCATGAACACATGCTGGATGTGGGCAATGCCCTGGACCTCATCGCTGACTACGACCTGGTCTGTGACGGCACCGATAACTTCCCCAGCCGGTATCTGATCAACGACGCCTGTGTGTTGCTTGGCAAGCCCCTGGTCTATGGCTCCGTGCAGCGCTTCGACGGCCAGGTGAGCGTGTTCAACCGCACGCCGACGAGCCCCAATTACCGCGATCTGCTGCCGGAACCACCTCCGCCGGATGCTGTCCCTTCCTGCTCGGAGGCTGGGGTGATGGGTGTGATGCCGGGACTGATCGGTCTGCTTCAGGCCACCGAAGCGATCAAGCTGATCACCGGCATTGGCGAATGCCTGGATGGTCGGCTGCTGGTGGTTGATGCCCTGGCGATGCGATTTCGCGAACTCACCCTCCGCGTTGATCCCGATCGAGCGAAGGTCGAGAGCCTGATTGACTACCGCCAGTTCTGCCGTCCGGCGTCATCGGAGATGGAAGCCATCACTGTCACGGAGCTGAAGGCTCTGCTCGACTCCGCTCCAGACGAGATTGCGCTGGTTGATGTGCGCAATCCTGCTGAAGCAGAGATGGCTTCGATTGAAGGAAGCCACTTGGTTCCGTTGGCCTCGCTGGAGAGTGGAGAGGCGATCGATCGCGTTCGTGCATTGGCAGAGGGACGACGCCTCTTGGTGCACTGCAAGCTTGGGGGGCGCTCTGCGCGTGCCGTTGAGCTGTTGGCTCAGCAGGGCATCGCGGCAACGAATGTGACCGGTGGAATTGATGCCTGGTCACAGCAGGTGGATCCTGCAATCCCTCGCTACTGAATCCGGGGGTTAATAATCCACCCCTCGCTTCAGGTCGACGCCCTGTTCGGCGTAGTGCTTGTGGCACACCATCTCTGAATGGATGCTGGCCAGGTCGAAATAGGCCGGAGGGTTTTTGCAGCGCCCCGTGATGATCACCTCGGTTTCCGCCGGTTTGCGCAGCAGGGTCTGCAGGATCGGTTCGACGGGTAGCAGCTCCAGGTCGACTGTGGGGTTTAACTCATCGAGGATCACGGTCTTGTAGAGGCCGCTTGAGATGGCTGCTCGTGCGATCTCCCAGGCCCGCTCGGCTTCCACGTAATCAATCGGCTCCTGCTGGCCACGCCAGACGATGGCATCGCGGCCTGAGCGGAGGTGGTCCACCAAGTGGGGATAGCTCTCGCGCAGGGCGGCGATGGCTGCATCTTCGGTGTAGCCGCTGCCGCCTTTGAGCCACTGCAGGATCAAGACCCGATGGCTCTTGTCCTGGCTGATGCCCCGCCCGATGGCCTGCAGCGCTTTCCCGAGTGCACTGGTTGATTTGCCTTTGCCTTCACCGGTGTAGATCTCAATGCCGCTGCTCACATTGAGAGGCACCACCCGGTTGTCGTTCATGCCCGGACGGCGATGGGCCCGCATCTCGGAGTGGAGGTCGGCCTCACGCACCAAGGGGGCCGGTGCGGCCCGACCGGTGATGATGATTTCCATCCCCTCCGGTCGGTTGCTCAGGGTGCGGACCACATCCTCCAGGTCCAGGAGACCGAGATCGAGCACAGGATTCAGCTCGTCCAGAACCACCACCGAGTAAAGGGCGCTGGCGATGGCACCCTTCGCAATCACCCAGCCCCGCTGGGCTTCGTCCCGGTCGAATCGCGTGGCTTCCTCGGCGGTGAAGTGATCGGCCCTCCCTGTGCGCAGGTGGTCGATCAGATGGGGGAACCCCTGTTGCAAGGCCTCGATGGCCGCATCCTCGTCGTAGGCCCTGCCTGGGCCTTTGAGGAAGCGCAACAGCAGTACCCGGGTCTGCCGCTGCTCGCAGATGCCGAGTCCAATGGTGCGCAGCACAACCCCAAGGGCTGCCTGGCTTTTGCCCTTGCCCTCGCCGTCATAGATGTGCAGCTGTCCGTGGCTGCGCTCGCGGCTGTCCGCTGCGGTGACAATGCCGATGCTTCGAGGCATGAGGACGGCTCTTACCGTTGGAGCCTACCTAGCTCAACTGGTTTTCCCCGCTGATGTTTCGGTTGCAGGAGCCTTTGGCGGATCGAGAGCGGCAGCTGCTGGCAGACCTGCGGCACTGGATGGCGGCGCAGTCAGCCTTGTGTGTGGCGTACTCCGGTGGGGTCGATAGCACCCTGGTGGCGGCGATGGCCTACGAAGCCAAGGGCGATGCCGCCCTGGCGGTCACTGGGGTTTCTCCCGCCCTGGCGCCGCATCTGTTGCGGGAAGCCCGTAATCAGGCTTCGTGGATCGGCATTGCGCATCGGGAGTGTGCAACGGCTGAGTTGAACGACCCCGACTACAGCAGCAACCCGGTGGATCGCTGCTTTGCCTGTAAGCGTGAACTGCACCACCACCTTCAGCCCATTGCCGCGGCTGCGGGTGATGCCTTGGTGATTGATGGGGTCAATCTCGATGACCTCGGTGATCACCGCCCCGGCATTGACGCGGCACGAGAGGCAGGGGTTCGCTCTCCTCTGGCTGAATTGTCGATCGACAAAGCAGCGATCCGTGCCTTATCCCGGGCCCTCGGCTTTCCCTGGTGGGACAAGCCGGCACAGCCCTGCCTGGCCTCTCGCTTCCCCTACGGCGAAAGCATCAGCGCCGATCGGTTGAAGCGGGTGGGCCAGGCGGAAGCTTGGTTGATCGCCAGGGGATTCAGCACCGTCCGTGTGCGGTCCCACGGTCTCGCCGCACGGATTGAGGTGCCCAGCGAGCAGATTCGCGCTGTGCTCGCGCTTGCGGAGAGCGAACCTCTGGTCGAGGCCTTTCGCTCCCTAGGCTTCACATCCGTCAATCTGGATCTTGAAGGCCTGATCAGCGGAAAGTTGAACCGCCGCTGATAGCGCCTGGGCCGGTTCAGCTTGCGAGCTGGCTCGGCGTTTCCACGGGTTCTCTCACCCCTGTGGCGATGGCTGCCGGCGTTTCTCGCAGAAAGCTCTTCAGCGCATGGCGTTTTGCTTGAAGCTCACTGCAGAAAATGGCGCAGGCCTGTTCCGGCATGGTGTGGTCACCACAGGTGAACACATCAACAGCGGCGTAGCCGGATTCCGGCCAGGTGTGGATGGAAATGTGGGATTCCGCCAGCAGGGCCAGGCCCGTGACGCCCTGGGGTTGAAATTGATGGGTGATCAGGTTCAGCAGCGTCGCACTAGCGCCTTTGGCTGCTGAGGTGATTGTTGTGCGGATGAATGCTTCGTCGTCGAGCCTGCTCGGGTCGCAGTCATAGAGCTCGAGAATGCAGTGTTTGCCGACCATGTCGGTGGCATGAATCTCAGGTGCCCCCCATCCCGGGTTGGGATGCAGTTCAGAGAGGGTCTGCTCCATCAGGCGATGAGAGAAAAATAGGTTCGCCACCTTATCCGATCTTCAGGTCGGGTCTCAGCTCTCTTGCTCCGAGAATTTGGGCCTGCTGCTGCCACCCGCCGCCAAAGCCTTCAAGGTGCGTGGCGCTCACCAGGCATTGATGCGATTCACCCACAGCTTCGAGCAGGAGCTGCTGGCGGGTGGGATCCAGTTCGGCAAGCACGTCATCGAGAAGCAGCAGTGGAGGCTCCCCACACAGCTGGGTCACCAGCTCGAGTTCGGCGAGCTTCAGGCCCAGCACCAGCGACCGCTGCTGGCCGGCTGAACCAAACCGTCTTGCCGGGCTGCCCCCCAGCAGCAGGGCGATCTCATCCCTGTGCGGGCCCACACGGCAGCTGCCAAGACGTTCCTCCTCCTCCCGCTGCTGGCGCAGTTGCTCTTCGATGGCCAGTCGCCAGGGTTCTTCGGCATCCTCACCATCGAGCCGGCTGCCGGGTTTGTAGTGCAGTTCCAAGGTTTCTGTTCCCCCGCTGAGGTGGGTCTGCCAGCGCTGGGCGATCGGTTCCAGCCGATGCAGGGCTCGTTGCCGACGCCGGTGAATCCGGGTGCTCACCAGCGCCATCTGAACGTCAAACGCTTCGAGCAGTGCGTGGCGTTCGCCACTGGAGATCTGCCTCTGGCGCCAGAGCTGGCTGCGTTGTCGCAACAACCGGTTCAGCCGTGCCATCAGATCGGCGTACACCGGCTCAAGCTGCAGCACCACCCGGTCCAGCCACTGGCGGCGTAGGGCGGGTTCACCTCGCACCAGATCAAGATCGAGGGCGCTGAAGCCGATGCAGCGCAGCGGCCCAATCAGGTCGAGCTGCCGATCCAGCAGCTTTCCGTTTCGTCTGGCCTGACGGCCTCCCTGGCGCCGCAGTTCCAGTTCCAGGCGATCCCCATCCCCCACGTCGGCTCGGATCAGGGCCTGGGGTGTGTCCCACTGAATCAGGTCCCGATCATTGCTGCAGCGATGCGAGCGCAGGCTGCCCAGCAGTTCAACTGCTTCGAGCAGGTTGGACTTGCCAATGCCATTGGGGCCGATCACCAGCAGGCGTGGCTGCGTTAGTTCCAGCTGCAGAACGGTGTGGTTCCGGAAGCCCTGCAATTGGAGCCTGTGGAGCCGGATGGATGCTGGGGCGACCAGTGAGTAAGGTACCTGTATCGGGACGGTTGCCGCTCGATATCACTGCGGCTTAACGCCGATCAGTGGGCATGTAGCTCAGTTGGATAGAGCATCAGATTCCGGTTCTGAGGGTCGGGGGTTCGAGTCCCTCCATGCTCGTGTTGATCCTTACGTCTCAGTTCAGGCTGAGGCCCATGGCGCGGATGCCATTGGGATCAATCAGGAAACCTTGCTGTTTGAGTGCCTCCAAGGCAGCTGCAGGGGCCGAGATCGAGAGGCTGCAGCCGGGCAGATCCCGGCGGAGAATCTGCAGGGCACGGTGCACCAGAACGGCAAAAAGAGCCCCCTGGTTTGGTCCGGGTTTGGCGGCCAGGTTCCAAAGATTGGCGTTGAGGGCTAGATCACTGGTGGCCCGCACAAATCCGATCAGTTCCCCTGTTGATTCCTCCAGGATGCTGATCTGCCACAGGCTGCGCTGGAGGGCGAGCTCCCAGCGTTCCTCCGGGTGGGTTGATTCCCCGCAGGACATCAGAAGCGTGTTGAGCTGCTGGGAAGTGGGAGGGGTCGATGTTTCGAGTCTCGTTCCCTCAGGCAAGGGTGGAATCGAGGGTTGTTGAAGGAACGACAGCACTGTGGATCAACCGGTGTTGCGCATGCCGGCGGCAATGCCGTTGAGGGTGAGCAAGGCCCCCCGCAGCAGTTCGCTGCGGCTGTAGGTGCGGGTGTCCTCGGGGGCTCCTGGTGTCTCACTCATGGGGGGTTGCCGGTTCTGATCCCGCAGCCTTTTCAGCAGCGCAACCTGAAGGAAGCCCAGGGGAACGATGGTGCGGTTGCGCAGATCAACCGACAGCTGCAGCCCTTGATCAGCGCCCAGCAATCGGTTTTGGCCTGTGATTTCCAGAACCAGTTTGCGGGTGAGTTCGTATTCCTTGGCGATCACCTGGAAGATCGCTTCAAAGGCTTCCCGCTGTTCGGGGTGCCCCAGGCTGTTCATGTAGTGATGGGCCAGGTCGAGATCCACCTTGGAGAGGGTCATTTCCACCTTGGAAATGAGCATTCGGAAGAATGGCCAACGTTGATGGAGGCGCCGCAGCAGGTCGAGCTGTTCGGAGTCGCCGCCCACTTCTTCCGTGAGCGCCGTGCCGAAGCCAAACCAGCTCGGCAAAAGGAATCGACTTTGAGTCCAGCCGAAGACCCAGGGAATCGCCCGCAGGCTGGAGAGGTCTTTGGCGCCGGTTTTGCGGCGGGCCGGTCGGCTGGAGATCTGCAGTTTGCTGATTTCCTCGATCGGTGTCACCTGCTGGAAAAACGCCACCAGATCAGGGTTGTCGTGAACCAGAGCCCGGTAATGATCCCGTGAGCGGGTGGCAAGACGACTCATCAGCTGATTCCAGCTGGGTGTCGCATCAAGCTGGTTGGTCACCAGGCTGTTCTGCACCACGGCCGTGGTGACGGTCTCCAGGTTGTAGAGCGCCAACTCAGGCAAGCTGTATTTGGAGGCCAGCACTTCACCCTGTTCGGTGATTTTGATCCGGCCCTGCAGCGTGCCGCTGGGTTGGGCCAGGATCGCCTGATAGGCCGGCCCGCCGCCACGACTGACGGATCCACCGCGGCCGTGGAAGAGGCGAAGTGCCACATCCTGGCGGCTGGCGAGTTCCTGAAGGGCGATCTGAGCCTGATGAATCTCCCAGTTGCTGGAGAGGAAGCCGGAATCCTTGTTGCTGTCGGAGTAGCCCAGCATGAGCTCCTGCAGCGGCTGTTTCTGCTGCCCAACAACGGGGAGGAGTTCGCGGTAAAGCGGCGTCTTGAACAGTCCTTCCATCACCTCAGGGGCCCTTTGGAGATCCTCCACGGTTTCGAACAGCGGCACCACCAACAGGGAGGCGCGTTTGTTGGGGGGATCCACCAGGCCTGCCTCCTTGGCCAGCAGCAGAACCTCCAAGAGATCCGATGCCGTGTGGCTCATGGAGATCACGTAGGAGTTGCAGATCCGCGGACCGAACTCCTCCTGGAGACGTTGAAGCATGCGGAACACCGCCAGTGTCTCGGCTGTCGCCGCCGACCAGCTGGCGGCAGGCGGAATCAGGGGGCGACGGGTCTGCAGTTCCTGCAGAAGCCATGCCATCCGCTCCGCTTCATCCATGTCCCCATATGCCTGGGGAAGGTCCAGGTTGCGGGTGAGTTCATCGATGGCATCGCTGTGGCGGGTGCTCTCCTGACGGATGTCGAGGCTGGCCAGCGAGAACCCGAAGATGTGCACCTGGTGCAGCAGCGTGTCGAGCTGTTCGCAGCTCAGTTCGGTGCTGACAAGGCTGTTGCGCACCAATTCCAAATCACTACGGAACTGGTCCACCGAGGTGTAGTGGAGAACCTCAGCGCCGCTCAGCCCGGCCTGGGGATCAGCCAGAGCTTCACAGGGCATCTGCCAGCCCGCTTCCGACAGCTGGTTGTTGCGGGCAAGGGTGCGCTCCAGTTTTTCGAGCACGTAGCAGAGCTTCAGCCGGTAGGGCTCCAGCCGGTATCGCGCTGCCCTGCGCTCGTAGATCTCCGGGAACCGGAGCCGATCCATCTCCAGGGACTCCAGCAGGGACGGAGCCACCTGACTCCACTGCATGGAGATGCTCAGCTGCTGGCGGAGCGACTGCACAGAGCTGATGTAGAGCTCCAGCATCAACTGACGCTGATAACAGGCTGTGCGCCAGGTGATCTCGGGTGTGACCGAGGGATTGCCGTCCCGATCGGAACCCACCCAGGAGCCGAAAGTGCAGAACGACGCCTGGGGGACCTGGACATCGGGGTAGTGGCGATGCAGGGCA is a genomic window containing:
- a CDS encoding CAAD domain-containing protein, coding for MSDATTEVKDAATTVTTPVDAPSQEDTTSFAERYSDVLGKVNDTLDQVDWSQMGRIGKIVGIFAAVIIAQILIKGILDTINLLPIVPGLLELLGVVVVGQWSWKNLTTSDKRNALVQRVQTLRKEYLG
- a CDS encoding M67 family metallopeptidase, which produces MRTTKSFTISAERIGATRSTPSVLQIDHRCHTDLRRILLAPHPEEGCALLLGQRTNSGCLRVTTTWPCCNVWGRGASGQRPVHDRCRRFLVDPREQLAAQRWARNRHQYCLGVAHSHPASEPVPSPHDRQWGEAESVMLILSASLGLRAWWLHGDRSVDEIPIQLWDTHKNA
- the moeB gene encoding molybdopterin-synthase adenylyltransferase MoeB, with the translated sequence MHDQPMLSADERGRYARHLILPEVGPAGQLRLKEASVLCVGSGGLGSPLLLYLAAAGVGRIGIVDGDVVELSNLQRQVIYSSSGVGGSKARSAAARIHDLNPHCQVEVHEHMLDVGNALDLIADYDLVCDGTDNFPSRYLINDACVLLGKPLVYGSVQRFDGQVSVFNRTPTSPNYRDLLPEPPPPDAVPSCSEAGVMGVMPGLIGLLQATEAIKLITGIGECLDGRLLVVDALAMRFRELTLRVDPDRAKVESLIDYRQFCRPASSEMEAITVTELKALLDSAPDEIALVDVRNPAEAEMASIEGSHLVPLASLESGEAIDRVRALAEGRRLLVHCKLGGRSARAVELLAQQGIAATNVTGGIDAWSQQVDPAIPRY
- a CDS encoding cob(I)yrinic acid a,c-diamide adenosyltransferase — its product is MPRSIGIVTAADSRERSHGQLHIYDGEGKGKSQAALGVVLRTIGLGICEQRQTRVLLLRFLKGPGRAYDEDAAIEALQQGFPHLIDHLRTGRADHFTAEEATRFDRDEAQRGWVIAKGAIASALYSVVVLDELNPVLDLGLLDLEDVVRTLSNRPEGMEIIITGRAAPAPLVREADLHSEMRAHRRPGMNDNRVVPLNVSSGIEIYTGEGKGKSTSALGKALQAIGRGISQDKSHRVLILQWLKGGSGYTEDAAIAALRESYPHLVDHLRSGRDAIVWRGQQEPIDYVEAERAWEIARAAISSGLYKTVILDELNPTVDLELLPVEPILQTLLRKPAETEVIITGRCKNPPAYFDLASIHSEMVCHKHYAEQGVDLKRGVDY
- the larE gene encoding ATP-dependent sacrificial sulfur transferase LarE — protein: MFRLQEPLADRERQLLADLRHWMAAQSALCVAYSGGVDSTLVAAMAYEAKGDAALAVTGVSPALAPHLLREARNQASWIGIAHRECATAELNDPDYSSNPVDRCFACKRELHHHLQPIAAAAGDALVIDGVNLDDLGDHRPGIDAAREAGVRSPLAELSIDKAAIRALSRALGFPWWDKPAQPCLASRFPYGESISADRLKRVGQAEAWLIARGFSTVRVRSHGLAARIEVPSEQIRAVLALAESEPLVEAFRSLGFTSVNLDLEGLISGKLNRR
- the speD gene encoding adenosylmethionine decarboxylase, whose protein sequence is MEQTLSELHPNPGWGAPEIHATDMVGKHCILELYDCDPSRLDDEAFIRTTITSAAKGASATLLNLITHQFQPQGVTGLALLAESHISIHTWPESGYAAVDVFTCGDHTMPEQACAIFCSELQAKRHALKSFLRETPAAIATGVREPVETPSQLAS
- the recF gene encoding DNA replication/repair protein RecF (All proteins in this family for which functions are known are DNA-binding proteins that assist the filamentation of RecA onto DNA for the initiation of recombination or recombinational repair.) encodes the protein MRLHRLQLQGFRNHTVLQLELTQPRLLVIGPNGIGKSNLLEAVELLGSLRSHRCSNDRDLIQWDTPQALIRADVGDGDRLELELRRQGGRQARRNGKLLDRQLDLIGPLRCIGFSALDLDLVRGEPALRRQWLDRVVLQLEPVYADLMARLNRLLRQRSQLWRQRQISSGERHALLEAFDVQMALVSTRIHRRRQRALHRLEPIAQRWQTHLSGGTETLELHYKPGSRLDGEDAEEPWRLAIEEQLRQQREEEERLGSCRVGPHRDEIALLLGGSPARRFGSAGQQRSLVLGLKLAELELVTQLCGEPPLLLLDDVLAELDPTRQQLLLEAVGESHQCLVSATHLEGFGGGWQQQAQILGARELRPDLKIG
- the ppc gene encoding phosphoenolpyruvate carboxylase gives rise to the protein MPESTTPVSEQETARMSGGGSGAGQLLQHRLDLIEDLWKSVLRSECPPEQSERLLRLKQLSDPVSLEGRDGNSTSEAIVELIKAMDLSEAISAARAFSLYFQLINILEQRIEEDSYLDSLRPNPSADAAHRDAFDPFAPPLANQTDPATFGEVFERLRRMNVPPAQVEHLLRELDIRLVFTAHPTEIVRHTVRHKIRRVANLLQQLQSDAPLAHQMREECRGQLEEEIRLWWRTDELHQFKPTVIDEVDSTLHYFQQVLFDAMPTLRRRLITALHRHYPDVQVPQASFCTFGSWVGSDRDGNPSVTPEITWRTACYQRQLMLELYISSVQSLRQQLSISMQWSQVAPSLLESLEMDRLRFPEIYERRAARYRLEPYRLKLCYVLEKLERTLARNNQLSEAGWQMPCEALADPQAGLSGAEVLHYTSVDQFRSDLELVRNSLVSTELSCEQLDTLLHQVHIFGFSLASLDIRQESTRHSDAIDELTRNLDLPQAYGDMDEAERMAWLLQELQTRRPLIPPAASWSAATAETLAVFRMLQRLQEEFGPRICNSYVISMSHTASDLLEVLLLAKEAGLVDPPNKRASLLVVPLFETVEDLQRAPEVMEGLFKTPLYRELLPVVGQQKQPLQELMLGYSDSNKDSGFLSSNWEIHQAQIALQELASRQDVALRLFHGRGGSVSRGGGPAYQAILAQPSGTLQGRIKITEQGEVLASKYSLPELALYNLETVTTAVVQNSLVTNQLDATPSWNQLMSRLATRSRDHYRALVHDNPDLVAFFQQVTPIEEISKLQISSRPARRKTGAKDLSSLRAIPWVFGWTQSRFLLPSWFGFGTALTEEVGGDSEQLDLLRRLHQRWPFFRMLISKVEMTLSKVDLDLAHHYMNSLGHPEQREAFEAIFQVIAKEYELTRKLVLEITGQNRLLGADQGLQLSVDLRNRTIVPLGFLQVALLKRLRDQNRQPPMSETPGAPEDTRTYSRSELLRGALLTLNGIAAGMRNTG